The following are encoded in a window of Gossypium raimondii isolate GPD5lz chromosome 13, ASM2569854v1, whole genome shotgun sequence genomic DNA:
- the LOC128036189 gene encoding uncharacterized protein LOC128036189 — protein sequence MESTALNNRMARWKILLSEFDTIYVNQKAVKGSVTVDFLASRALEDYEPLNFDFPNEDMMYFATTEEDAQEGHPWKLNFDGASNVVGNGIGAILVSPNGDHYPFTSKLDFDCMNNMAEYEACIMGIRTAIERKIKVLEVYGDSALVIYQLKGEWETRDPMLIEYRMLVLELIKEFDDITFCYLPRDENQMADVLATLAFMVKMNK from the coding sequence atggagtcaactgctctaAATAATAGGATGGCCCGATGGAAAATTCTACTTTCTGAATTTGATACAATCTATGTGAACCAGAAAGCAGTAAAAGGGAGTGTAACAGTAGATTTTCTAGCCAGTAGAGCTCTAGAAGATTACGAGCCTTTAaactttgatttcccaaatgaagatATGATGTATTTTGCAACCACTGAAGAAGATGCTCAAGAAGGACATCCttggaaactaaattttgaCGGAGCTTCAAATGTTGTGGGTAACGGAATCGGGGCAATCCTGGTATCCCCAAATGGAGATCACTATCCCTTCActagtaaattggattttgattgcatgaaCAATATGGCAGAATACgaagcatgcatcatgggtatccgTACAGCCATAGAACGTAAGATCAAAGTGCTAGAGGTATATGGGGATTCTGCACTAGTGATCTATCAACTTAAAGGTGAATGGGAGACAAGAGATCCCATGTTGATCGAATATAGAATGCTGGTCTTGGAgttaattaaagagtttgatgacatcaccttTTGCTACCTTCCGCGAGATGagaatcagatggctgatgtCTTAGCTACTTTAGCTTTCATGgttaaaatgaacaaatga